The following are from one region of the Candidatus Eremiobacterota bacterium genome:
- a CDS encoding HAD family hydrolase: protein MIALGFDFDHTLGVDNGLERRAMYDYARELGRALDSQDERVRKQVEALLADFRAGATSMDEMLRRFAELLGVPASSASAERWRECCYALVDEVVRPIGGAVELLASLRARGVPRAILTNGWTPLQQKKIARALGDESLGLQILVSDAIHAVKPERAAFEALVAALEVPREQVWYVGDNARGDAGGALAAGLRAVWFNWENQSYPQDLPPPTRIIRALGELEALVENTIAP from the coding sequence ATGATCGCGCTCGGGTTCGACTTCGACCACACGCTGGGCGTCGACAACGGGCTCGAGCGCCGTGCGATGTACGACTACGCGCGCGAGCTGGGCCGCGCGCTCGACTCGCAGGACGAGCGTGTTCGCAAGCAGGTCGAAGCGCTGCTCGCCGACTTTCGCGCTGGCGCGACGTCGATGGACGAGATGCTCCGCCGCTTCGCCGAGCTGCTCGGCGTGCCCGCGTCTTCGGCGAGCGCGGAGCGCTGGCGCGAATGCTGCTACGCGCTCGTCGACGAGGTGGTTCGCCCGATCGGCGGCGCGGTCGAGCTGCTCGCTTCGCTGCGCGCGCGCGGCGTGCCGCGCGCAATCCTCACCAACGGCTGGACGCCGCTGCAGCAGAAGAAGATCGCGCGCGCGCTCGGCGACGAATCGCTCGGCTTGCAGATCCTCGTCAGCGACGCGATCCACGCCGTCAAGCCCGAGCGCGCCGCGTTCGAGGCGCTCGTCGCCGCGCTCGAGGTTCCGCGCGAGCAGGTGTGGTACGTCGGCGACAACGCGCGCGGCGATGCCGGCGGCGCGCTCGCGGCGGGGCTGCGCGCGGTCTGGTTCAACTGGGAGAACCAGAGTTATCCACAGGATCTCCCGCCGCCGACCCGCATCATCCGCGCGTTAGGGGAGCTGGAGGCGCTGGTCGAGAACACCATCGCCCCATAA
- the rsmD gene encoding 16S rRNA (guanine(966)-N(2))-methyltransferase RsmD, with translation MGTLTITGGTLRSRRVPSPPGRAVRPTPARVKEALFSILGSRVDDAQVLDLFAGSGALGFESLSRGAKHVTFVEKHRPTAETLRATARELGLAEQVDVVNAPAERAVRALDGRYDLVFADPPYRYDYPSAAFEALRARRAIGPSTTVVYEHSARETAPDDPRMRLERSERYGEVALEFLRPLEEAA, from the coding sequence ATGGGGACGCTGACGATCACCGGCGGCACGCTGCGCAGCCGGCGTGTTCCATCACCCCCCGGACGCGCGGTTCGACCGACGCCGGCCCGGGTGAAGGAAGCACTCTTCTCGATCCTCGGCTCGCGCGTCGACGACGCGCAGGTCCTCGACCTCTTCGCCGGGAGCGGCGCGCTCGGCTTCGAGTCGCTCTCGCGCGGCGCCAAGCACGTCACCTTCGTCGAAAAGCACCGCCCGACTGCCGAGACGCTGCGCGCCACTGCGCGCGAGTTGGGCCTCGCCGAGCAGGTTGACGTCGTCAACGCGCCGGCCGAGCGCGCCGTGCGCGCGCTCGACGGCCGCTACGACCTCGTCTTCGCCGACCCGCCGTACCGCTACGACTACCCGTCGGCCGCGTTCGAGGCGCTGCGCGCGCGCCGCGCGATCGGCCCGAGCACGACGGTCGTCTACGAGCACTCCGCGCGCGAAACGGCGCCGGACGACCCGCGGATGCGCCTCGAGCGCAGCGAGCGCTACGGCGAGGTCGCGCTGGAGTTTCTGCGCCCGCTGGAGGAAGCCGCGTGA
- a CDS encoding DUF2384 domain-containing protein: MPVAQKRQDMGIGGAALKRVAAEEVFDARGRVLAPALAEALDVSLRKIAKTAHLTERALRSNPTSERLQKPGRKIAVLLARLDDLLGSRRSTLIWLKSPRPQLDQASPLDLLIQGDFPSVETLVYALESGQPI; the protein is encoded by the coding sequence GTGCCGGTCGCGCAGAAGCGACAGGACATGGGCATCGGGGGAGCAGCGCTCAAGCGCGTGGCTGCTGAGGAGGTTTTCGACGCCCGGGGCCGTGTGCTGGCGCCCGCCCTAGCCGAAGCTTTGGATGTCTCGCTTCGTAAAATTGCCAAGACCGCCCATCTGACAGAGCGAGCGCTTCGTAGCAATCCGACCTCGGAGCGGCTTCAGAAGCCCGGTCGAAAGATCGCCGTGCTCCTCGCGCGCTTAGATGATCTCCTCGGTTCACGGCGCTCGACGTTGATTTGGTTGAAGAGTCCCCGGCCTCAACTCGACCAAGCGTCGCCCTTGGATCTCCTCATCCAAGGCGATTTCCCGTCCGTGGAAACGCTCGTATACGCTCTCGAGAGCGGTCAGCCGATCTGA
- a CDS encoding RES family NAD+ phosphorylase: protein MRIYATRRPLQSQAHIRGVLCRESAAHGASRGGAIIRSSGLLAVPKRAMLILDVSLSQVLDLRDLYVQAELGVSASELHKPWLRDQDRGRFPLTQRIGEAARSERFEAIIAPSDADRPHGWNLVIIPEAMRRTSYVSSMRLLPTRLAFVPETLRGRISP, encoded by the coding sequence ATTCGGATCTACGCAACGCGGCGGCCGCTTCAATCGCAAGCACACATTCGAGGCGTACTATGTCGCGAGTCGGCGGCGCACGGCGCTTCTCGAGGTGGGGCTATCATCCGCTCATCCGGACTCTTGGCTGTTCCGAAGCGCGCTATGCTGATCCTCGATGTGAGCTTGAGCCAGGTCTTGGATCTACGCGATCTCTACGTGCAAGCAGAACTGGGCGTATCAGCGAGTGAGCTACACAAGCCGTGGCTGCGTGATCAAGATCGTGGGCGGTTTCCGCTCACTCAGCGAATCGGTGAAGCGGCACGAAGCGAACGGTTCGAAGCGATAATCGCCCCGTCGGACGCCGACCGGCCTCACGGTTGGAATTTGGTGATTATCCCGGAGGCAATGCGTCGGACAAGTTATGTTTCTTCGATGCGATTGCTTCCGACTCGTCTAGCATTCGTTCCCGAAACTCTCCGCGGCAGGATCTCTCCGTAG
- a CDS encoding MarR family transcriptional regulator yields the protein MTWSPPAPRATGSCKSSARRSRTCNRIGSTRSTRRSHTSPEANDVQHLTFIPQLHRATHAVALALAADPQLDVSQAEAHVLAHLHESGPARISELHERFGHRRSTLTSVLDRLEQRALIARKNDPADRRSFIVSLTPRGRSLAAAVHRALLEIERAALAGLSKGKRAQVRAALDAFTASAEGRRGAGP from the coding sequence ATGACCTGGTCGCCACCAGCGCCGCGGGCGACCGGTTCGTGCAAGAGTTCGGCTCGTCGTTCCCGCACCTGCAACCGCATTGGCAGCACGCGCTCGACGCGGCGCTCGCACACCAGTCCTGAGGCGAACGACGTTCAGCACCTGACCTTCATCCCGCAGCTCCACCGCGCGACGCACGCCGTCGCGCTGGCGCTGGCCGCCGATCCGCAGCTCGACGTCTCGCAAGCCGAGGCGCACGTCCTCGCGCACCTCCACGAAAGCGGGCCTGCCCGCATCTCGGAATTGCACGAACGCTTCGGGCACCGCCGCTCGACGCTGACCAGCGTGCTGGACCGTCTCGAGCAGCGAGCGCTGATCGCGCGCAAGAACGATCCCGCGGACCGGCGCTCGTTCATCGTCAGCCTGACGCCGAGGGGACGGTCGCTCGCCGCCGCCGTGCATCGTGCGCTGCTCGAGATCGAGCGCGCGGCGCTCGCCGGATTGAGCAAAGGAAAGCGCGCGCAGGTGCGCGCGGCGCTCGATGCGTTCACCGCATCCGCCGAAGGACGCCGCGGGGCAGGACCCTAG
- the coaD gene encoding pantetheine-phosphate adenylyltransferase, whose protein sequence is MNDGVAQRGHSAIYPGSFDPLTCGHLDVIERAAAIFDKVVVAVVVNPQKREPLFTLDERETMIAESVKSLPNVEVTHFRGLLADFVRSAEATVIVKGLRVVSDFESEMSTALMNRSLSGVDTVFLPSDPKWSFVSSTLVKEVYNLGADVAEYVPPAVLHVMQSKRPAPHKT, encoded by the coding sequence GTGAACGACGGCGTCGCACAGCGCGGCCATTCAGCAATCTACCCGGGCTCGTTCGACCCGCTGACGTGCGGCCATTTGGACGTGATCGAGCGCGCGGCGGCGATCTTCGACAAGGTCGTCGTCGCGGTCGTCGTCAACCCGCAGAAGCGCGAGCCGCTCTTCACGCTCGACGAGCGCGAGACGATGATCGCCGAGTCGGTGAAGAGCTTGCCGAACGTCGAGGTGACGCACTTCCGCGGCCTGCTGGCCGACTTCGTGCGCAGCGCCGAGGCGACCGTGATCGTCAAAGGCCTGCGCGTCGTCTCGGACTTCGAGAGCGAGATGTCGACCGCGCTGATGAACCGCTCGCTCTCGGGCGTCGACACGGTTTTTCTCCCCAGCGATCCGAAATGGTCGTTCGTCAGCTCGACCCTGGTCAAGGAAGTCTACAACCTCGGCGCCGACGTCGCCGAGTACGTCCCGCCCGCCGTGCTGCACGTCATGCAGTCGAAACGCCCCGCCCCGCACAAGACCTAG
- a CDS encoding dihydrofolate reductase, with product MAKVRVAGFSISLDGFGAGPDQSLENPLGKRGPEMFQWFFGTRTFRAMTGQDGGSDGVDEAYAHRSMDGFGAFILGRNMFGPIRGAWPDESWKGWWGDNPPYHAPTFVLTHHPRDPIEMEGGTTFIFVTDGIESALEQAKAAANGRDVKIGGGVETVRQYLRAGLIDELHFAMSPVVLGQGEAMFGGIDLPALGYRVTEHQATENATHIILSR from the coding sequence ATGGCGAAAGTTCGCGTCGCAGGTTTTTCCATCTCGCTCGACGGCTTCGGAGCAGGGCCCGACCAAAGTCTTGAAAACCCGCTTGGCAAGCGTGGGCCGGAGATGTTTCAATGGTTCTTCGGCACGCGCACGTTCCGGGCGATGACCGGACAGGACGGCGGCTCGGACGGCGTCGACGAGGCCTACGCGCATCGTTCGATGGACGGCTTCGGCGCGTTCATTCTCGGCCGCAATATGTTCGGACCGATCCGCGGCGCTTGGCCGGACGAGAGCTGGAAGGGCTGGTGGGGCGACAATCCGCCCTATCACGCGCCGACGTTCGTGCTCACGCACCATCCGCGCGATCCGATCGAGATGGAAGGCGGAACAACCTTTATCTTCGTGACCGACGGGATCGAGTCGGCACTGGAACAGGCGAAGGCTGCCGCCAACGGTCGCGACGTGAAGATCGGCGGTGGCGTCGAGACGGTGCGTCAATATCTTCGCGCCGGCCTGATCGACGAGCTCCATTTCGCCATGTCGCCGGTCGTGCTCGGTCAAGGTGAAGCGATGTTCGGCGGAATCGACTTGCCGGCGCTCGGCTACCGCGTCACCGAACATCAAGCCACGGAAAACGCCACCCACATCATTCTCAGCCGCTAG
- the xth gene encoding exodeoxyribonuclease III, giving the protein MKIATYNVNGVNGRLPVLLDWLAQARPDVVCLQELKAPQEKFPADAIRAAGYGAIWLGQKSWNGVAILKRGEPPVQTRAGLPGEPDASHSRYIEASVDGLLIGCLYLPNGNPAPGPRFDYKLAWFDALLAYARELLARDVPVVLAGDYNVMPTELDVYKPERWVDDALFRPEVRAAFHRLAEQGWTDAVRTLHPGERIYTFWDYFRNAFSRDAGLRIDHIMLSPAVARRLVAAGVDRDVRAREKTSDHAPTWVELSPA; this is encoded by the coding sequence ATGAAGATCGCGACGTATAACGTCAACGGCGTCAACGGGCGGCTCCCGGTGCTGCTCGATTGGCTCGCACAAGCGAGGCCCGACGTCGTTTGCCTGCAAGAGCTCAAGGCGCCGCAAGAAAAGTTTCCGGCCGACGCGATCCGCGCTGCAGGATACGGCGCGATCTGGCTGGGGCAGAAGAGCTGGAACGGCGTCGCGATCTTAAAGCGCGGGGAGCCACCGGTGCAGACGCGCGCTGGATTGCCGGGCGAGCCGGACGCCTCGCATTCGCGCTACATCGAGGCGTCGGTCGACGGCCTGCTGATCGGATGCCTCTATCTCCCCAACGGGAATCCCGCGCCCGGTCCCAGGTTCGACTACAAGCTCGCGTGGTTCGACGCGCTCCTCGCCTACGCTCGCGAGCTGCTCGCGCGTGACGTTCCCGTGGTGCTGGCCGGCGATTACAACGTGATGCCGACGGAGCTCGACGTGTACAAGCCGGAGCGGTGGGTCGACGACGCGCTCTTTCGTCCCGAAGTTCGAGCCGCGTTTCACCGGCTTGCGGAGCAGGGATGGACCGATGCGGTGCGGACGCTCCATCCCGGAGAACGCATCTACACGTTCTGGGACTACTTCCGGAACGCGTTCAGCCGCGATGCGGGCCTGCGGATCGACCACATCATGCTCAGCCCCGCCGTCGCGCGGCGCCTGGTCGCCGCGGGCGTCGATCGCGACGTACGCGCACGCGAGAAGACGAGCGACCATGCGCCGACGTGGGTCGAGCTGTCGCCAGCCTGA
- the recG gene encoding ATP-dependent DNA helicase RecG has protein sequence MGDGGPAVSRAGAAGRARRLAGRGGSRAIATRQTHGLSGLAGIGPETAAKFAELGVHAPDDLLRYLPRAYRDWREPMPIASLREGEAIVVGTVLSVKERRGRGRFQLVTAMLRDESGTIEAKWFGQRYVAGKLAPGDRVFVAGRVARGGTLLPEINVGAYRVLRENERYEGEIIPVYAASKDLPTRTIRAAVAKNLERMIAQHTDALPPALVRKFRFPPLAQAWREVHAPRTLEGIARARERIVFDEFFAIALAAAVKRARREAAGGARALNVPAGAWDAFAAELPFRPTAAQRRVIERIWADMGRTAPMNRLLQGDVGSGKTLVAAAAIVLAHKGGVQSALMAPTEILAAQHAAKLAPLLLPFGVTVEAVFGSQAARERRRAEERIASGEAALAVGTHALLTESVAFRDLGLVVIDEQHRFGVNQRRTLRDKSTAPHTLAMTATPIPRTLAQTKYADMDVSIIDELPPGRTPIRTFVVRESRKHEVYELVRKAVARGQQAYVVAAAIEANDSADAPQLVTAVEEAQRLKTSVFPDLRVDLIHGRMSPREKDAVMDRFKRGETDVLVSTTVVEVGVDVPNASVMVVLDAHRYGLAQLHQLRGRVGRGVAESYCILVPPDDAGEVERLDVLEQTTDGFEIAEADLRLRKAGELAGTAQAGEAETIGSIVDDFALYMRAKEAADALVAADPDLDQLEHRPSSPSSTKAPPPAQC, from the coding sequence GTGGGAGACGGCGGACCTGCTGTATCACGCGCTGGTGCTGCTGGCCGAGCGCGGCGTCTCGCTGGACGAGGTGGGAGCAGAGCTATCGCGACGCGCCAAACCCACGGATTAAGTGGGCTCGCGGGGATCGGCCCCGAAACGGCGGCGAAGTTCGCCGAGCTGGGCGTGCACGCGCCGGACGATCTGCTGCGCTATCTTCCGCGCGCGTACCGCGACTGGCGGGAGCCGATGCCGATCGCGAGCCTGCGCGAAGGCGAAGCGATCGTCGTCGGCACCGTGCTCAGCGTCAAAGAGCGCCGCGGCCGCGGGCGCTTTCAGCTCGTCACCGCGATGCTGCGCGACGAGAGCGGCACGATCGAGGCGAAGTGGTTCGGCCAACGGTACGTCGCCGGGAAGCTTGCGCCGGGCGATCGCGTCTTCGTCGCCGGTCGCGTCGCGCGCGGCGGCACGCTGCTCCCCGAGATCAACGTCGGTGCCTACCGCGTGCTGCGCGAGAACGAACGCTACGAAGGCGAGATCATCCCCGTCTACGCGGCGTCGAAGGATCTGCCGACGCGCACGATCCGCGCCGCGGTCGCGAAGAACTTGGAGCGGATGATCGCGCAGCACACCGACGCGCTGCCGCCCGCGCTGGTGCGCAAGTTTCGCTTCCCGCCGCTCGCGCAGGCGTGGCGCGAGGTGCACGCGCCGCGCACGCTGGAAGGAATCGCGCGGGCGCGCGAGCGGATCGTGTTCGACGAGTTCTTCGCGATCGCGCTCGCCGCCGCGGTGAAGCGCGCTCGGCGCGAAGCGGCCGGCGGCGCGCGCGCGCTGAACGTCCCGGCCGGCGCATGGGACGCGTTCGCCGCCGAGCTGCCGTTCCGGCCGACCGCGGCGCAGCGCCGCGTCATCGAGCGCATCTGGGCCGACATGGGTCGCACGGCGCCGATGAACCGGCTGCTGCAAGGCGACGTCGGCAGCGGCAAGACGCTGGTCGCCGCCGCGGCGATCGTGCTCGCGCACAAAGGCGGCGTGCAGTCGGCGCTGATGGCGCCGACCGAGATCCTCGCCGCGCAGCACGCCGCAAAGCTGGCGCCGCTGCTGCTCCCGTTCGGCGTGACGGTCGAAGCGGTCTTCGGCTCGCAAGCTGCGCGCGAGCGCCGCCGCGCCGAAGAGCGGATCGCGTCGGGCGAAGCCGCGCTCGCCGTCGGAACCCACGCGCTGCTGACCGAGTCGGTTGCGTTCCGCGACCTGGGCCTGGTGGTGATCGACGAGCAGCACCGCTTCGGCGTCAACCAGCGCCGGACGCTGCGCGACAAGAGCACCGCGCCGCACACGCTCGCGATGACGGCGACGCCGATCCCGCGCACGCTCGCGCAGACGAAGTACGCCGACATGGACGTCTCGATCATCGACGAGCTCCCGCCCGGCCGCACGCCGATCCGCACCTTCGTCGTGCGCGAGAGCCGCAAGCACGAAGTCTACGAGCTGGTGCGCAAAGCCGTCGCGCGCGGACAGCAGGCGTACGTCGTGGCCGCCGCCATTGAAGCGAACGACTCCGCCGACGCGCCGCAGCTGGTCACCGCGGTCGAAGAGGCGCAGCGCCTGAAGACATCGGTCTTCCCCGACCTGCGCGTCGATCTGATTCACGGCCGCATGTCGCCGCGCGAGAAGGACGCGGTGATGGACCGCTTCAAGCGCGGCGAGACCGACGTGCTCGTCTCGACCACGGTCGTCGAAGTCGGCGTCGACGTCCCGAACGCTTCGGTGATGGTCGTCCTCGACGCGCACCGCTACGGCCTCGCGCAACTGCACCAGCTGCGCGGGCGCGTCGGCCGCGGCGTCGCCGAGTCGTACTGCATTCTGGTGCCGCCGGACGACGCCGGCGAAGTCGAGCGCCTCGACGTCCTGGAGCAGACCACCGACGGCTTCGAGATCGCCGAAGCAGACTTGCGCCTGCGCAAAGCCGGCGAGCTCGCCGGCACCGCGCAAGCCGGCGAAGCGGAGACGATCGGCAGCATCGTCGACGACTTCGCCCTCTACATGCGCGCCAAAGAAGCCGCCGACGCGCTCGTCGCCGCCGACCCCGACCTGGACCAGCTCGAGCACCGCCCCTCCTCGCCCTCCTCGACGAAAGCGCCTCCGCCCGCGCAATGCTGA
- a CDS encoding Fic family protein: MDEISSRRRDIEKLRPLTQAQLEVLWPHWRAEDALFVYATNAIEGSTLTHGETIVVLESGVTIGGKPLQDHLDAVHGAEAYALMLDFAQKRVELTLERVLDLHRAVVGKDSPIAGEVRQERVSIRGSQHVPPNYMKVPALLDEMMERYHEDQAAGVHPVDIASRLHFDLLTIHPFKDGNGRTARLLQNLHLIREGYAPILIDPQEKAKYFDVIHAAQVEVPGVGNPAPFLFYMAELERKALDRYLQVLSQHEGSSD; encoded by the coding sequence ATGGACGAAATCTCCAGCCGAAGACGTGACATCGAGAAGCTGCGCCCGCTGACCCAGGCGCAGCTTGAAGTGTTGTGGCCGCACTGGCGCGCGGAAGACGCCTTGTTCGTCTATGCGACGAACGCCATCGAAGGCAGTACGCTGACCCACGGCGAGACGATCGTCGTCCTCGAGAGTGGCGTCACCATCGGCGGCAAGCCGCTCCAAGACCACCTCGACGCCGTGCACGGCGCCGAGGCCTACGCGCTGATGCTCGACTTCGCACAAAAGCGCGTAGAGCTGACTCTGGAGCGGGTGCTCGACCTGCACCGAGCAGTGGTCGGTAAGGACAGTCCGATCGCCGGCGAGGTGCGCCAGGAGCGCGTCAGCATTCGGGGCTCGCAGCACGTGCCGCCAAATTATATGAAGGTTCCGGCGTTGCTGGACGAGATGATGGAGCGGTACCACGAAGACCAAGCCGCTGGTGTCCATCCCGTCGACATCGCTTCACGCCTGCACTTCGATCTGTTGACCATCCACCCGTTCAAGGACGGAAACGGCCGCACGGCACGGCTGCTGCAGAACCTTCACCTGATCCGCGAAGGCTACGCGCCGATACTCATTGATCCACAAGAGAAGGCGAAGTACTTCGATGTCATCCATGCCGCTCAGGTCGAAGTGCCGGGCGTGGGGAACCCCGCGCCATTTCTGTTCTACATGGCCGAGTTGGAACGCAAGGCTTTGGACCGTTACCTCCAAGTGCTATCCCAACACGAGGGCTCATCCGATTAG